The following are encoded in a window of Phragmites australis chromosome 22, lpPhrAust1.1, whole genome shotgun sequence genomic DNA:
- the LOC133904355 gene encoding uncharacterized protein LOC133904355 encodes MRRTGLAPGHGSAAAVGRVMRAAVAAFFGGYHCFSSVAALLALPFSAAVLASEAMAPSSGMLRGVASRLRSVFAAAGFPPSAFFALLEAKLSQTVFTFAATLPFALTFLLLAKACVAGMLRDDAPGGRAPRRRLAALPPFGATARAYPALVATHLFNAFLMLSANAAVFSLLLLAFGAADLLGLTSHAWTLALSAAGAIVYSLAIGVATVVCNLAVIIAAMERGCAGHAAVLRACVVIRGRVSTALALALPTNLGMAAAEALFQLRVVAQHRRAGRLAPGVAGEAFSIAYIHALCVVLEIIVSCMFYRSCKKSEADELRELEPEEKGDLHA; translated from the coding sequence ATGAGGAGGACAGGGCTGGCGCCCGGCCatggctcggcggcggcggtggggaggGTGATGAGGGCCGCGGTGGCGGCCTTCTTTGGCGGGTACCACTGCTTCAGCTCCGTGGCGGCGCTGCTCGCGCTGCCGTTCTCGGCGGCCGTGCTGGCGTCCGAGGCGATGGCGCCGTCGTCGGGGATGCTGCGTGGGGTGGCATCGCGGCTCAGGTCCGTGTTCGCCGCCGCGGGGTTCCCGCCGTCGGCCTTCTTCGCGCTGCTCGAGGCGAAGCTGTCGCAGACCGTGTTCACGTTCGCGGCCACGCTGCCGTTCGCGCTCACATTCCTGCTGCTCGCCAAGGCCTGCGTTGCTGGCATGCTCCGAGACGACGCGCCAGGTGGGCGGGCTCCTCGGCGGAGGCTAGCCGCGCTCCCGCCGTTCGGGGCCACCGCGCGCGCGTACCCGGCGCTCGTCGCCACGCACCTCTTCAACGCCTTCCTCATGCTCTCCGCCAACGCAGCGGTGTTctcgctgctgctcctcgccTTCGGCGCCGCCGACCTCCTCGGGCTGACCTCACACGCCTGGACGCTCGCGCTCTCCGCGGCCGGAGCCATCGTCTACTCGCTCGCCATAGGCGTCGCCACCGTGGTCTGCAACCTCGCCGTCATCATCGCCGCCATGGAGCGGGGCTGCGCCGGTCACGCCGCGGTGCTCAGGGCGTGCGTGGTGATCAGGGGCCGGGTGTCCACCgcgctggcgctggcgctgCCCACCAACCTCGGCATGGCGGCCGCGGAGGCGCTGTTCCAGCTCCGGGTCGTCGCGCAGCACCGGAGGGCCGGGAGGCTCGCGCCGGGGGTCGCCGGCGAGGCCTTCTCGATCGCCTACATCCACGCGCTCTGCGTCGTGCTCGAGATTATCGTCAGCTGCATGTTCTACAGGAGCTGCAAGAAGAGTGAAGCTGATGAGCTCAGAGAGCTGGAGCCAGAGGAGAAAGGCGACCTCCACGCTTGA
- the LOC133904598 gene encoding protein FAR1-RELATED SEQUENCE 5-like translates to MFVDTLAKKNSINSGFYFDYVVDEEGKLVHIFWADTTCRKNYSHYGELISFDATYNTNEYNMKFTPFTGVNHHGSCVLLGAALILDETIESYVWLFNTFLKAMGGSAPRLIITDEDASMKAAIAKVFPTTVHRLCMWHILMKFPDKVGAPVREDREFYKRLNHFIYSSETTEEFESEWAKIIMDYGLEGNEWLAYRYHIRASWISAYFRDTFLGEILRTTSRSESANSFFKCFIGYKHTLVEFWVRFDTAVEEQRQKELIQDNASFHTLPILKTGWPIEKHGSEVLTYEIFLQFQKEVLAARDNCMVDSMSQDGCFKIYSIIDEGPKVRQVNLALTTMRAHCSCMLFQRLGYPCRHIIYVLRGAKLNELPSHYVLKRWTKNCKREIVYDADENLLEEKERACEDTEFKRMASEMHKGMEEIFHKAGGSIDTMHIVRNKFQKFMGEVKQEIPANQRSKAEEIEGFIGCDIPSQINILPPNEIHSRGRVKIIKGHFDKGGGDKKKEDAKRRKNEMIPRLCGSCKELVLHDKRTCPKKKTPP, encoded by the coding sequence ATGTTTGTTGACACTCTTGCTAAAAAGAACTCCATCAATTCTGGATTTTATTTTGACTATGTTGTTGATGAAGAGGGTAAGTTGGTACATATATTTTGGGCAGATACTACTTGCAGGAAGAACTACTCACATTATGGGGAGTTGATCTCTTTTGATGCTACATACAACACAAATGAGTACAACATGAAGTTTACACCATTCACTGGAGTTAACCACCATGGTAGTTGTGTATTATTAGGGGCTGCATTGATTCTTGATGAGACAATAGAATCATATGTATGGTTGTTCAATACATTCTTGAAAGCAATGGGAGGGTCAGCACCCAGACTTATCATAACCGATGAAGATGCTAGCATGAAGGCGGCCATCGCCAAAGTGTTCCCAACTACCGTACATAGATTATGCATGTGGCACATATTGATGAAGTTTCCGGACAAGGTTGGTGCACCGGTGAGGGAGGATAGAGAGTTTTATAAGCGTTTGAACCATTTCATATATTCCTCTGAAACAACTGAGGAGTTTGAGTCAGAATGGGCTAAAATAATTATGGATTATGGATTGGAAGGCAATGAATGGCTAGCTTACCGGTATCACATTCGTGCATCATGGATATCAGCTTACTTCAGGGACACATTCTTGGGTGAAATTCTCAGAACAACTTCACGGTCAGAGAGTGCTAACtcttttttcaaatgttttattGGTTACAAACATACTTTGGTCGAGTTCTGGGTTCGGTTCGATACTGCAGTCGAAGAACAACGACAAAAAGAGTTGATACAAGACAATGCTAGCTTCCATACATTGCCAATACTGAAGACAGGATGGCCAATTGAGAAGCATGGTAGTGAGGTGCTGACATATGAGATATTTTTGCAGTTTCAGAAGGAGGTGTTGGCTGCCAGGGACAATTGCATGGTTGATAGCATGAGCCAAGATGGTTGTTTCAAAATATATTCCATAATTGATGAAGGACCCAAGGTAAGACAAGTCAACCTTGCGTTAACCACCATGAGGGCCCACTGCTCTTGCATGTTATTTCAAAGACTTGGTTATCCTTGCCGCCACATTATATATGTCCTACGAGGTGCAAAATTGAATGAACTACCTAGTCACTATGTGCTGAAAAGGTGGACAAAAAATTGCAAGCGAGAGATTGTATATGATGCAGATGAGAATTTGctagaagaaaaggagagagctTGTGAGGATACTGAATTTAAAAGGATGGCTTCAGAGATGCACAAGGGAATGGAAGAAATCTTCCATAAAGCCGGAGGTTCCATAGACACCATGCATATTGTCAGaaataaatttcaaaagttTATGGGTGAAGTCAAACAAGAGATTCCAGCCAATCAACGAAGCAAAGCTGAAGAAATAGAAGGTTTCATTGGCTGTGATATTCCTTCCCAAATTAACATATTGCCACCAAATGAGATTCACTCTAGAGGGAGAGTCAAGATAATTAAGGGACACtttgacaaaggaggagggGACAAGAAAAAGGAGGATGCTAAGAGAAGGAAAAATGAGATGATTCCACGCTTATGCGGTTCATGCAAGGAGCTTGTGCTACATGATAAACGTACTTGCCCGAAAAAGAAGACACCTCCGTGA
- the LOC133904599 gene encoding uncharacterized protein LOC133904599, which translates to MAFPDRLMELIAEARCNPARLPAALISCGVVLGAAALALTIFKTPGGIFLRLHGSAPVYSYYGVLVAVVIFGLAEASFGFWMVPRDPVGWHAAGKTALWISLLPLVLVAALGGLAFLK; encoded by the coding sequence ATGGCGTTCCCGGATAGATTGATGGAGCTGATCGCCGAGGCCAGATGCAACCCAGCGAGGCTGCCGGCGGCGCTGATCTCGTGCGGCGTCGTCCTAGGCGCGGCGGCGCTCGCACTCACCATCTTCAAGACGCCGGGAGGCATCTTCCTCCGCCTCCACGGCAGTGCACCCGTGTACTCGTACTACGGCGTCCTCGTCGCCGTTGTGATATTTGGGCTCGCGGAGGCGTCCTTCGGCTTCTGGATGGTGCCAAGGGACCCGGTCGGCTGGCACGCCGCCGGCAAGACGGCGCTGTGGATTTCCCTCTTGCCTCTCGTCCTTGTGGCTGCCCTTGGAGGCCTCGCCTTCCTCAAGTAG